The following coding sequences are from one Prosthecobacter vanneervenii window:
- a CDS encoding MlaE family ABC transporter permease has translation MEFPTGPLTLAGRTFLHFLVYLGQLTSLMKELSIAVRSGVWRLRLVAQQIVSIGYGSQAVVIVTGAFTGAVFTFQSYAKFKDFGFETTVGAVVSVALCRELGPVLAGLMVAGRVGAAMAADIGTMKVTEQVDALRVMGVHPVDYLVLPRFLAMMVSMPFLVAESISFGLFASYLVTSFGYDMPSAWYLTHMLDHTNMEDLSIGMIKGFVFGMLITLISCHQGLNAENGAVGVGAGTTRAVVISSLVMLIVNFFLSILLNYVFPIGTV, from the coding sequence ATGGAATTCCCCACTGGCCCGTTGACCCTTGCGGGCCGCACGTTTTTACATTTTCTGGTCTATCTCGGGCAGCTCACCTCACTGATGAAGGAGCTGTCGATTGCCGTGCGCTCCGGTGTCTGGAGGCTGCGGCTGGTGGCGCAGCAGATTGTCTCCATCGGCTATGGTTCCCAGGCGGTGGTGATAGTGACCGGCGCCTTCACCGGGGCGGTGTTCACGTTTCAGAGCTACGCCAAGTTCAAAGATTTTGGCTTTGAGACGACGGTGGGCGCCGTGGTGTCTGTGGCGCTGTGCCGTGAGCTGGGACCAGTGCTGGCCGGACTGATGGTGGCAGGCCGTGTGGGTGCGGCGATGGCTGCCGATATCGGCACCATGAAGGTCACGGAGCAGGTGGACGCACTGCGCGTCATGGGCGTGCATCCGGTGGACTATTTGGTGCTGCCGCGCTTTCTGGCCATGATGGTCTCCATGCCCTTCCTGGTGGCGGAGAGCATTTCCTTTGGTCTCTTTGCCTCGTATCTGGTCACGAGCTTTGGCTATGACATGCCTTCGGCATGGTATCTGACCCACATGCTCGACCACACCAACATGGAGGATCTCAGCATCGGCATGATCAAAGGTTTTGTCTTCGGCATGCTGATCACTCTGATCTCCTGCCATCAGGGGCTGAATGCAGAAAATGGTGCCGTGGGTGTGGGCGCAGGTACCACGCGTGCTGTGGTGATCTCATCGCTGGTGATGCTGATCGTGAATTTCTTTCTTTCCATCCTGCTGAACTACGTCTTTCCCATCGGGACCGTCTAA
- a CDS encoding ABC transporter ATP-binding protein gives MAESSSNMTKPAPAESGRAFIELINVSKRFGSQVVLDNVNLSLQHGETLCIIGPSGEGKTVTLKHIIGLLKPDSGDIYVDGMHVNRLKEREMAPIRQKVSMLFQGGALFDNLTVEQNVAFPLLEHGLRDREEIDRRVRAALQAVDLDEHRFKYPTSLSGGMRKRTGIARAIIDRSECILYDEPNSGLDPIGSDIIDQMILRMQRRYKVTSVIVTHDMRSIFKIANRVAMLYRGQIRFLGTPQELRDSQDQIVQDFINGRSDVTG, from the coding sequence ATGGCTGAATCCTCCTCCAACATGACGAAGCCTGCACCCGCAGAAAGCGGACGTGCCTTCATTGAACTGATCAATGTCAGCAAGCGTTTCGGCAGCCAGGTGGTGCTCGACAACGTCAATCTCTCCCTGCAGCATGGGGAGACACTCTGCATCATCGGCCCCAGCGGCGAGGGCAAAACCGTCACGCTCAAGCACATCATCGGCCTTCTCAAGCCCGACAGCGGAGATATCTACGTGGACGGCATGCACGTGAATCGCCTCAAGGAGCGCGAGATGGCGCCCATTCGTCAGAAGGTCAGCATGCTTTTCCAGGGCGGCGCGCTCTTTGACAACCTGACTGTGGAGCAAAACGTGGCCTTCCCGCTGCTGGAGCATGGCCTCCGGGACCGTGAAGAGATCGACCGCCGGGTGCGGGCCGCGCTGCAGGCCGTAGATTTGGACGAGCACCGCTTCAAATACCCCACCAGTCTCTCTGGTGGCATGCGTAAGAGAACCGGCATCGCCCGCGCCATCATCGACCGCAGCGAGTGCATCCTGTACGACGAGCCCAACTCGGGCCTCGACCCTATCGGCTCGGACATCATTGACCAGATGATCCTGCGCATGCAGCGCCGCTACAAAGTGACCTCCGTCATCGTCACGCATGACATGCGCAGCATCTTCAAGATCGCCAACCGTGTGGCCATGCTCTACCGTGGCCAGATCCGCTTCCTCGGCACGCCCCAGGAGCTGCGGGATTCCCAAGATCAGATCGTGCAGGACTTCATCAATGGCCGCTCTGACGTGACCGGCTGA
- a CDS encoding MlaD family protein, translated as MIDSDKKTEMLVGLFMFVGLLLLGGLILMFGRVREVFKDTYHLRVAFPNAAGIKEGSPIFLGGSRVGKVDKKPQLNDTFTGVILDLELFKDVMIPADASFAIGSAGLMGDALVEIKPTGKQTSAFLPHDLDKVIEGEKGGGLNDLQSQAEKVGKKVDVVLDDVRTALKDVQGAMGKVNKEALSDTTIQHFKEGIEHLNNTLKRVDEKVLGDENSLALKTALADFKAAAASFKVAAKNVEESSAKLGPMLDKLDPAIAKADKVMTTADESLQSIKKAADSFALAASNITTGKGLLGALMNDERLMTDFRDLIYNFKVNGPLWYKDTAERLRAEEAKKLHPEESQPKRGIFR; from the coding sequence ATGATCGACAGCGACAAAAAAACCGAAATGCTCGTCGGGCTTTTCATGTTCGTCGGGCTTCTTCTGCTCGGCGGCCTCATCCTCATGTTTGGGCGTGTGCGCGAGGTCTTCAAGGACACCTACCATCTTCGCGTGGCGTTTCCAAACGCTGCCGGCATCAAGGAGGGCTCTCCGATCTTCCTCGGCGGCTCCCGCGTGGGCAAGGTGGACAAGAAACCGCAGCTCAATGACACCTTCACCGGCGTTATCCTGGATCTTGAGCTCTTCAAGGACGTGATGATCCCTGCGGACGCCTCCTTTGCCATCGGCTCCGCAGGCCTGATGGGAGATGCGCTGGTGGAGATCAAGCCCACCGGCAAGCAGACAAGCGCCTTCCTCCCGCATGACCTCGACAAGGTCATCGAAGGTGAAAAGGGCGGTGGTCTCAACGACCTGCAAAGCCAGGCTGAAAAGGTGGGCAAAAAAGTGGATGTGGTGCTGGATGACGTGCGCACCGCACTCAAGGATGTCCAGGGCGCCATGGGCAAGGTGAACAAAGAAGCGCTCTCAGACACGACGATCCAACACTTCAAAGAGGGCATCGAGCATCTGAACAACACGCTCAAACGGGTGGATGAAAAAGTGCTGGGAGACGAAAACTCCCTGGCTCTCAAGACAGCTCTGGCAGACTTCAAAGCCGCGGCAGCCAGCTTCAAGGTGGCCGCCAAAAACGTGGAGGAATCCTCCGCCAAGCTCGGACCCATGTTAGACAAGCTGGACCCTGCCATCGCCAAGGCCGACAAAGTCATGACCACGGCGGATGAATCTCTGCAGTCCATCAAGAAGGCCGCTGACAGCTTTGCCCTGGCCGCCTCTAACATCACCACCGGCAAGGGTCTGCTGGGCGCGCTCATGAACGACGAGCGCCTCATGACCGACTTCCGCGACCTGATTTACAACTTCAAGGTCAACGGCCCGCTCTGGTACAAGGACACCGCCGAAAGGCTGCGTGCGGAAGAAGCCAAGAAGCTGCATCCCGAGGAGTCCCAGCCGAAGCGTGGTATCTTCAGGTAA
- a CDS encoding MBG domain-containing protein: protein MVSSILSLRGLRFLVISFLALFCASPSFAGVPNGAPAALGAAVQDSASVVYFSFDDNSTDETGFDFAYTVNGSGTQHFQVTSTTSASKGTVYVGLTLSAGTTYTFQVCAYVGAFNAGNSTSYTNTITVTPASFSTPVIATTTITNESTVRFAVVDNSYSEAGYFYEYNPASTGFVSGGNTGASLSNVNFPGLAPGTAYQFRIRGFQGTSASPTAYTSYSNTVSVTTPFFAPTGLTATTASESTVNLAWTDNSAAEGGYAVYYRSSGTGSYTLLNYTAANATSYSVTGLNPGTAYDFQVYAAYQSTSVILSSASNTATTTTKDGFTSRTYQPITYNQAFSYQATVSTASSRTSWSITGLPTGLTFNSSTGLVSGTPTVTGVFSCPMTATFSSGWTTNNTLKLRIIRAPAAPLTGTTISSQTLASGGNTSISLTDKFSDPDSESAVRLITNMGNMDFILYNTATPNTVTNFLSYVNNASYSGNYNGAVFHRSVPGFVIQGGGFKVLSSPNNFTSITTTASPTNEPGISNLTGTVAMAKLGSDPNSATDQFFVNLADNSSNLDNQNGGFTVFARVAGSGMTTANAIAALPTVSSTVNVDGTANTSLTNWPVTSGSTMDTTKMVTITSAAPVAVLSYSVTGNTNSSAVSASISGTNLQINGVAGGQSNVTVTATDLDGNTVSQTFAVTVNQAPSITSAAPSANGAVGSAYSFTYTATGYPVPTFSVTSGALPAGLTLSSAGVISGTCSTAGTYSGVVTATNSNGTTTQSFSITVPKLSGTVNLGGLSPTYDGTAKTATSTTTPSGLTVTYTYNGSSTAPTNAGTYTVVGTINDTNYQGSATGSMTIAKATATVSLGSLSPTYDGTAKSVTSTTTPNGLTVTYTYNGSSTAPTNAGSYPVVATINDTNYQGTANGTLTISKASGSISLGSLSQTYNGTARTVTSTTTPNGLTVTYTYNGSSSAPTNAGSYPIVATINDTNYQGTANGTLNVAQATASIALSGLTQVYDGAAKPVTAVTTPVGLTVNITYNGSSTAPSGFGSYTVAASISDTNYTGTQGGTLVIQGQSSSSWKSQHFTAGQISAGLSADNADPDGDGVKNLAEYAMGTDPLARNTPPQPTVDANGLTLIFTRPKALPDVTYSAESTDSFGSWNPVTLEVITDGPVQTVRARDTLSSGNTTRRFMRLIFGTP from the coding sequence ATGGTCTCCAGCATTCTCTCCCTCCGGGGTTTGCGCTTTCTCGTCATCAGCTTTCTGGCGCTTTTTTGCGCTTCGCCCTCTTTCGCAGGTGTGCCCAATGGCGCTCCAGCCGCACTCGGCGCAGCCGTCCAAGACAGTGCGAGTGTTGTCTATTTCAGCTTTGACGACAACTCCACCGATGAAACCGGTTTTGACTTTGCCTACACGGTAAACGGCAGTGGCACACAGCACTTTCAGGTGACCTCTACTACCAGCGCCAGTAAGGGTACTGTATACGTCGGACTCACGTTGTCGGCCGGCACCACATACACCTTCCAGGTATGCGCCTACGTCGGAGCCTTCAACGCAGGCAACAGCACCAGCTACACCAATACCATCACCGTCACGCCCGCATCCTTCAGCACGCCGGTGATCGCCACGACCACGATCACTAATGAATCCACCGTGCGCTTCGCGGTTGTGGACAACTCCTACTCCGAGGCGGGCTATTTCTACGAATACAACCCCGCCTCCACCGGTTTCGTCTCAGGAGGAAACACAGGTGCCAGCCTCTCCAATGTGAACTTCCCCGGCCTGGCTCCGGGCACGGCCTATCAGTTCCGCATTCGTGGCTTCCAGGGCACGTCCGCCAGTCCCACGGCCTACACTTCCTATTCCAACACGGTGTCTGTCACCACACCCTTCTTTGCGCCCACCGGCCTCACGGCCACCACCGCCTCTGAGAGCACGGTGAACCTGGCTTGGACGGACAACTCTGCCGCTGAGGGTGGCTATGCGGTCTATTACCGCAGCAGCGGAACAGGCAGCTATACCTTGCTTAACTACACGGCTGCAAACGCAACCTCGTATAGCGTAACTGGCCTCAACCCCGGCACCGCCTATGACTTCCAGGTGTATGCCGCCTATCAGAGCACCTCAGTCATCCTTTCCTCGGCCAGCAACACCGCTACAACAACCACCAAGGACGGCTTCACCAGTCGCACCTACCAGCCTATCACCTACAACCAGGCCTTCTCTTATCAAGCAACCGTCAGCACGGCATCCTCGCGCACTTCGTGGAGCATCACGGGCCTGCCCACCGGCCTCACTTTCAACAGCAGCACAGGGCTCGTCTCCGGCACACCAACGGTGACAGGCGTGTTCAGCTGCCCGATGACGGCCACGTTTAGCAGCGGATGGACCACCAATAACACGCTCAAACTTCGAATCATCCGAGCCCCTGCCGCGCCATTGACCGGCACCACTATCAGCAGCCAGACGCTGGCCAGCGGCGGCAACACCTCCATCTCCCTCACAGACAAATTTTCAGATCCCGACTCTGAATCCGCCGTGCGCCTCATCACCAACATGGGGAACATGGACTTCATTCTCTACAACACCGCCACACCGAACACGGTGACGAATTTCCTCAGCTACGTCAACAACGCCAGCTACAGCGGAAACTACAACGGGGCTGTGTTTCACCGCTCTGTGCCCGGATTCGTCATTCAAGGGGGGGGCTTCAAGGTACTGTCATCGCCAAACAATTTCACCTCCATTACCACGACCGCGTCTCCCACCAATGAGCCCGGCATCTCCAACCTGACAGGCACTGTGGCCATGGCCAAGCTGGGCTCTGACCCCAACAGCGCCACAGACCAGTTTTTTGTCAATCTGGCGGACAACAGCAGCAACCTGGACAACCAAAACGGTGGCTTCACCGTTTTTGCGCGTGTGGCTGGCAGCGGCATGACCACAGCCAACGCCATCGCAGCCCTGCCCACAGTAAGCAGCACGGTGAATGTGGACGGCACCGCCAACACCTCGCTGACCAACTGGCCGGTGACCAGTGGCTCCACGATGGATACGACAAAGATGGTCACCATCACCTCCGCTGCCCCCGTGGCCGTGCTGAGTTACAGTGTCACCGGCAACACCAACTCTTCAGCCGTCAGCGCCAGCATCAGCGGCACCAACCTGCAGATCAATGGCGTGGCTGGCGGTCAGAGCAATGTGACCGTCACCGCAACAGATCTGGATGGAAACACTGTGTCGCAGACTTTTGCAGTGACCGTGAATCAAGCCCCCTCCATTACCAGTGCAGCGCCTAGCGCCAATGGTGCAGTGGGCTCCGCTTATTCTTTCACCTATACTGCAACCGGCTATCCTGTGCCGACTTTCTCTGTCACGTCAGGAGCACTGCCAGCGGGACTGACCCTAAGCTCTGCAGGTGTCATCTCCGGCACCTGCAGCACCGCAGGCACCTACAGTGGAGTCGTAACAGCCACCAATAGCAACGGCACAACCACTCAGAGTTTTAGTATCACCGTGCCCAAACTCAGTGGCACTGTGAATTTAGGCGGTCTTTCCCCCACTTACGACGGCACCGCCAAGACCGCCACGTCCACCACCACACCTAGCGGCCTCACAGTCACCTATACCTACAACGGCTCTTCCACTGCTCCCACCAACGCCGGAACCTATACGGTGGTGGGGACCATCAATGACACCAACTACCAAGGCTCCGCCACCGGCAGCATGACCATCGCCAAAGCGACTGCAACAGTGAGCCTTGGCAGTCTTTCTCCAACCTACGACGGCACCGCCAAGAGTGTCACCTCCACGACAACACCCAACGGCCTCACGGTGACCTACACTTACAACGGCTCCTCCACTGCTCCCACCAACGCTGGCAGCTATCCTGTTGTCGCCACCATCAACGACACCAATTATCAGGGCACCGCCAACGGCACACTCACCATCTCCAAAGCCAGCGGTAGCATCAGTCTTGGCAGTCTTTCTCAGACCTACAACGGCACTGCCAGGACCGTCACCTCCACCACGACGCCTAATGGCCTTACGGTTACCTACACTTACAACGGCTCTTCCAGCGCACCCACCAACGCTGGCAGCTATCCTATTGTCGCCACGATCAACGACACCAACTATCAGGGCACCGCCAACGGCACCCTGAACGTAGCACAGGCCACCGCCAGTATCGCGCTCAGCGGCCTCACTCAAGTCTACGATGGCGCAGCCAAGCCCGTCACTGCGGTGACCACGCCTGTGGGGCTGACGGTCAACATCACCTACAACGGATCCTCCACCGCGCCCTCCGGCTTCGGCAGCTACACGGTGGCGGCCAGCATCTCCGACACCAACTACACCGGCACCCAGGGCGGCACACTCGTCATCCAGGGGCAGAGTTCCAGCAGCTGGAAGTCACAGCACTTCACCGCCGGCCAGATCTCCGCAGGTCTTTCCGCCGACAATGCAGACCCGGATGGCGATGGCGTGAAAAATCTGGCAGAGTACGCCATGGGCACTGATCCGCTGGCACGCAATACACCACCGCAGCCTACGGTGGATGCCAACGGACTCACGCTCATCTTCACCCGGCCCAAGGCCCTGCCGGACGTCACCTACTCTGCAGAGTCCACTGACTCATTCGGCAGCTGGAACCCAGTCACGCTGGAAGTCATCACAGACGGTCCTGTGCAGACCGTGCGCGCTCGCGATACCCTCAGCAGCGGCAATACCACCCGCCGCTTTATGCGCCTGATCTTCGGCACACCGTAA
- a CDS encoding RNA polymerase sigma factor: MHLGEDHATSSSYTTDTSALAATSQLYRRHWPVLCAFARARGCEMHDAEDAVQELFAKLVAQGQHERAAAIVDHGEQAAFLFARLRTHLIKRWQHRTRQRRGGGAVCFSLSDENGENIDVADSHPAPDHEMDRDWARGAIERALHSCCAELHAQGHPDVWSCLEDQIVKGCRAAQPMKGSLRTALHRAKRRLRALILEELQEDEQMLHEVLA, translated from the coding sequence ATGCACCTCGGAGAAGACCACGCTACCAGCAGCAGCTACACCACCGATACCTCCGCCCTCGCCGCCACCTCTCAGCTTTACCGCCGCCACTGGCCGGTGCTCTGCGCCTTTGCCAGGGCACGCGGCTGTGAGATGCACGACGCCGAGGACGCTGTGCAGGAGCTCTTTGCCAAACTGGTGGCCCAGGGCCAGCACGAGCGCGCCGCCGCCATTGTGGATCATGGAGAGCAGGCTGCCTTCCTGTTTGCACGACTGCGCACCCACCTCATCAAGCGGTGGCAGCACCGCACCCGGCAGCGTCGTGGTGGCGGTGCCGTGTGCTTTTCCCTCAGCGATGAAAATGGCGAAAACATCGACGTGGCAGACTCACATCCCGCACCGGACCACGAGATGGACCGCGACTGGGCCCGTGGCGCGATCGAGCGTGCGCTGCACTCCTGCTGTGCGGAGCTGCATGCCCAGGGGCATCCTGATGTGTGGAGCTGCCTGGAAGACCAGATCGTCAAAGGCTGCCGCGCAGCTCAGCCCATGAAAGGCTCCCTGCGCACCGCCCTGCATCGCGCCAAACGCCGCCTGCGTGCGCTCATTCTGGAGGAGCTGCAGGAAGACGAGCAGATGCTGCACGAAGTGCTGGCCTAG
- a CDS encoding sensor histidine kinase: MSAPANTRSFRTRLALQTIVVAGALVAGFGTAAWWYASRTLERSVDDRIIAPAQRVWNRIDPYTTDAQFKMIADLVFGTSPDRNSTHAALVVQEHAQGKTLFATPNAPKDLDVYFRSCFPTAEEIQRAPQGPHPGGAGGPPGPPGSRRREPPPPRGGGGFDELLGTPGYDLGRPPPPDDELPFRPQMPMVREPTTFTARSGGIDWRFGAFSSPSYTIFVGLSLTDVYAEINRMAWWYVSAGALGLALAGLGALWTSRQAMRPLERVVGTAQRLTASDLAERIPLQKDDNREFAQLIDVLNGMMQRLEASFQQAVRFTADASHELKTPLAIMLADLDDAVRHSTPGSTEHERFTSLFQEATRLKQITQSLLLLSQADAGRLPTHPETYDLSTDLERLIEDGEILCEQAGLKLEHHIQPGISVHADRALLQQVFQNLLSNAVKYNRPGGSVSLSLSRQDGMMVFTALNTGPGIPAENQQRLFERFFRGDKAHTRQKDGFGLGLNIATELARANGADLRLVSSKEDETIFEVRMPAQAEMVAA, from the coding sequence ATGAGCGCCCCGGCCAACACCCGCAGCTTCCGTACCCGCCTGGCCCTGCAGACCATCGTCGTCGCAGGCGCCTTGGTGGCGGGCTTTGGCACCGCTGCATGGTGGTATGCCAGCCGCACGCTGGAGCGCAGCGTGGACGACCGCATCATCGCCCCCGCTCAGCGTGTGTGGAACCGCATCGACCCCTACACCACAGATGCACAATTCAAGATGATCGCCGACCTTGTCTTCGGCACTTCCCCGGACCGTAATTCCACGCATGCCGCCCTCGTGGTACAGGAGCATGCGCAGGGTAAGACGCTTTTCGCAACGCCCAATGCGCCGAAAGATCTGGATGTGTATTTCCGCAGCTGCTTTCCCACGGCCGAGGAAATCCAGCGTGCGCCGCAGGGGCCGCATCCTGGAGGTGCAGGTGGCCCGCCCGGTCCTCCAGGGAGCAGGCGGCGCGAGCCCCCGCCGCCGCGCGGTGGCGGTGGGTTTGACGAGCTGCTTGGCACCCCTGGCTATGACCTCGGACGGCCGCCACCACCGGACGACGAACTGCCCTTCCGCCCGCAGATGCCCATGGTGCGGGAGCCCACCACTTTTACTGCTCGCTCCGGAGGCATCGACTGGCGTTTTGGCGCTTTCAGCAGCCCCAGCTACACCATCTTTGTGGGCCTCTCTCTCACCGACGTCTATGCTGAGATCAACCGCATGGCATGGTGGTACGTGAGCGCCGGTGCGCTGGGGCTGGCTCTGGCGGGCCTCGGTGCACTGTGGACCTCCAGGCAGGCCATGCGCCCGCTGGAGCGCGTGGTGGGGACCGCACAGCGTCTCACGGCCAGCGATCTCGCCGAACGCATCCCGCTGCAAAAGGATGACAACCGCGAATTCGCCCAGCTCATTGACGTGCTCAATGGCATGATGCAGCGCCTGGAGGCCAGCTTTCAGCAGGCCGTGCGCTTCACGGCAGACGCCTCCCACGAGCTCAAGACGCCGCTGGCCATCATGCTGGCGGATCTGGACGATGCCGTGCGCCATTCCACCCCTGGCAGCACTGAGCACGAGCGCTTTACCTCGCTCTTTCAGGAGGCCACACGCCTCAAGCAGATCACCCAGAGCCTGCTGCTTCTCTCTCAGGCAGACGCGGGCCGTCTGCCCACCCATCCAGAAACCTACGACCTCAGCACAGATCTTGAGCGCCTCATCGAGGACGGAGAAATTTTGTGCGAGCAGGCCGGGCTCAAGCTGGAGCACCACATCCAGCCCGGCATCTCGGTGCATGCAGATCGTGCGCTGCTGCAGCAGGTATTTCAAAATCTGCTCAGCAATGCAGTTAAGTACAACCGCCCCGGCGGCAGTGTCTCACTCAGCCTTTCACGCCAGGATGGGATGATGGTTTTCACCGCTCTCAACACCGGCCCCGGTATCCCTGCGGAAAATCAGCAGCGTCTTTTTGAGCGCTTCTTCCGTGGAGACAAAGCCCACACACGCCAAAAAGACGGCTTCGGTCTCGGCCTCAACATCGCCACCGAACTCGCCCGTGCCAACGGTGCCGACCTTCGTCTGGTGAGCTCGAAGGAGGACGAAACGATCTTCGAGGTTCGAATGCCTGCGCAGGCCGAGATGGTGGCGGCGTGA
- a CDS encoding alpha/beta hydrolase — MKHLLSLAFLFTCHCAALAQKSGPVISPEIAEDGSSVTFRLRAPKAQNVAVRGQWDRKTVAMTKGEDGVWTLAVPSVPAGVWEYSLVMDELSMIDPANTAQKPQRSPTSSILHIPASPPAPWDFQEVPHGTVHQHIYLSKALKKQRGAWVYTPPGYESGAPKEYPLFVLQHGSGDRHETWVQHGKAHWILDNLIAAGKAQPMIILMIDGHPLGQVPRDMADRRALSLAAFKDELFTDAIPLVESHYRVSKDRTQRALAGLSMGGWQALSIGMTNLDRFAWIGSFSGAVDENEIKPALNDASGTNAKLKLLWIACGEKDFLLERNHQLIDKLKSSGINHEWHETAGDHSWPVWRQYLTDFTPKLFR; from the coding sequence ATGAAGCACCTCCTTAGCCTCGCGTTTCTTTTCACCTGCCACTGTGCCGCTCTGGCACAGAAAAGCGGCCCCGTCATCTCCCCCGAAATCGCGGAGGATGGCAGCAGCGTGACCTTCCGCCTGCGTGCGCCCAAGGCTCAAAACGTGGCCGTGAGAGGCCAGTGGGACCGCAAGACCGTGGCCATGACCAAGGGCGAAGATGGCGTCTGGACTCTGGCGGTGCCCAGCGTGCCCGCAGGCGTCTGGGAGTACAGCCTGGTGATGGATGAGCTCAGCATGATCGACCCCGCCAACACGGCACAGAAGCCCCAGCGCAGCCCCACCTCCAGCATCCTGCACATTCCCGCCAGCCCGCCTGCGCCGTGGGATTTTCAGGAGGTGCCCCACGGCACCGTGCATCAGCACATCTACCTCTCCAAGGCACTCAAAAAACAACGCGGTGCCTGGGTGTACACCCCGCCCGGCTATGAGTCCGGTGCACCGAAAGAGTACCCGCTCTTTGTGCTGCAGCACGGCTCCGGCGACCGCCACGAGACCTGGGTGCAGCATGGCAAGGCACACTGGATTCTCGACAACCTCATCGCTGCAGGCAAAGCGCAGCCCATGATCATCCTCATGATCGACGGTCACCCGCTCGGCCAGGTGCCACGGGACATGGCCGACCGCCGCGCACTCTCTCTGGCCGCCTTCAAGGACGAACTCTTCACCGATGCCATCCCTCTGGTGGAAAGCCACTACCGTGTGTCCAAAGACCGTACGCAACGCGCCCTCGCCGGCCTCAGCATGGGCGGCTGGCAGGCCCTGAGCATCGGCATGACAAATCTCGACCGCTTTGCCTGGATCGGCTCCTTCAGCGGCGCAGTGGATGAAAACGAAATCAAGCCCGCTCTCAATGACGCCTCGGGCACGAATGCAAAACTGAAGCTGCTGTGGATCGCCTGCGGAGAAAAAGACTTCCTGCTGGAGCGCAATCATCAGCTCATCGACAAGCTCAAGTCCAGCGGCATCAACCACGAATGGCACGAGACCGCAGGAGATCATTCCTGGCCCGTGTGGCGTCAGTATCTCACCGACTTCACGCCGAAGCTGTTTCGGTAA
- a CDS encoding spore coat protein, with protein sequence MKTKLLLLVAAVVAATSLSSCYVPGYYGYSNNYYRPWGYYGGYGIYNNYYGRPGYAYGGYRGPYFGRPAYGGYRPGFGGYHGGFAHTGGFHGGYHGGGFHGWHH encoded by the coding sequence ATGAAAACAAAACTCCTCCTCCTCGTGGCGGCTGTGGTTGCCGCCACCTCTCTGAGCTCATGCTATGTGCCGGGCTACTACGGCTACAGCAACAACTACTACCGACCGTGGGGCTACTACGGCGGGTACGGCATCTACAACAACTACTACGGCCGCCCTGGCTACGCTTACGGCGGCTATCGCGGGCCTTACTTTGGCCGCCCTGCCTACGGCGGTTATCGGCCAGGCTTTGGTGGCTACCATGGTGGCTTTGCCCACACGGGTGGTTTCCACGGCGGCTATCATGGCGGTGGTTTCCACGGCTGGCACCACTGA